A genomic window from Brassica oleracea var. oleracea cultivar TO1000 chromosome C8, BOL, whole genome shotgun sequence includes:
- the LOC106309212 gene encoding uncharacterized protein LOC106309212 — protein MDLICIHFLPPLDSIQIWVHLTGIPVDLRHDEGLSLVAGLVGEPKETDDFTLNLVSLTLSHVKVEVDLTQPLPDVVEFTRESGEVVEVSVTYPWVPPTCSHCKELGHISRNCLQLPQQPKNATST, from the coding sequence ATGGACCTCATCTGCATCCACTTCCTCCCCCCGCTGGATTCTATTCAGATCTGGGTCCACTTAACTGGTATACCTGTTGATCTCCGACATGATGAAGGCCTCAGTTTGGTTGCTGGACTGGTTGGGGAACCCAAGGAGACAGATGACTTCACTCTGAATCTTGTGAGTTTAACTTTATCTCACGTGAAAGTAGAGGTCGACCTCACCCAACCGTTACCAGACGTCGTAGAATTCACTCGAGAATCAGGCGAAGTTGTGGAAGTATCAGTCACCTACCCATGGGTCCCTCCGACTTGCTCCCACTGCAAAGAGTTAGGACACATAAGCAGAAACTGCTTACAACTACCTCAACAACCAAAGAATGCAACTTCTACCTAA